In Urechidicola croceus, a single window of DNA contains:
- the murG gene encoding undecaprenyldiphospho-muramoylpentapeptide beta-N-acetylglucosaminyltransferase: MKQSINILLSGGGTGGHIYPAVSIANELKSRYPQANFLFVGARDRMEMEKVPQSGYEIRGLWISGIQRSLSFKNITFPFKLISSIREARKIIKTFKPDVVIGTGGFASGPTLHVASKSRIPTLIQEQNSYPGITNRLLAKKVDKICVAYDNLERFFPSNKIVKTGNPVRQDLLDIESKTEEAKTFFKLDKLKKTLLILGGSLGARAINKLVEGQINWLVEKGVQVIWQTGKLYFDDYKRYEKLQGVQVYAFLNRMDLAYASANFIVSRAGAGSVSELCIVGKPTIFIPSPNVAENHQVKNAKAVVDKNGAVMIQEKELDSFQNQFENLLNSISQQQELSQNIKKLALPNATKTIVDEIEKMIQN; encoded by the coding sequence ATGAAGCAATCGATTAACATATTGTTGAGTGGTGGAGGAACAGGTGGGCATATTTATCCTGCGGTGTCTATTGCTAATGAATTAAAGTCTAGATATCCTCAGGCTAATTTCTTGTTTGTTGGAGCAAGAGATAGAATGGAAATGGAGAAAGTACCACAATCTGGATATGAAATTAGAGGATTGTGGATCTCAGGAATACAACGCAGTTTATCATTTAAAAATATAACTTTTCCTTTTAAGTTGATAAGTAGTATTAGGGAAGCAAGAAAAATAATAAAAACATTTAAGCCAGATGTAGTTATTGGAACAGGTGGTTTTGCAAGTGGACCTACGCTACATGTTGCAAGTAAGAGTCGAATTCCAACATTGATTCAAGAGCAAAATTCTTATCCAGGAATTACCAATAGGTTGTTAGCAAAAAAAGTTGATAAGATATGTGTTGCTTATGATAATTTAGAACGATTTTTCCCATCCAATAAAATTGTAAAGACTGGGAATCCAGTTCGTCAAGATTTATTAGATATTGAATCAAAAACAGAAGAAGCAAAGACATTTTTTAAGTTAGATAAATTAAAAAAAACCTTGCTGATTTTAGGTGGTAGTCTTGGGGCAAGAGCAATAAATAAATTAGTTGAAGGTCAAATAAATTGGCTTGTTGAAAAAGGAGTGCAAGTCATTTGGCAAACAGGTAAGTTGTATTTCGATGATTATAAAAGATATGAGAAGTTACAAGGTGTGCAAGTTTATGCTTTTTTAAATAGAATGGATTTGGCGTATGCGTCTGCAAATTTTATTGTGAGTAGAGCAGGAGCAGGTTCAGTTTCTGAATTGTGTATTGTTGGTAAACCTACAATATTTATTCCATCTCCAAATGTAGCGGAAAATCATCAAGTTAAAAATGCCAAAGCAGTAGTTGATAAAAATGGGGCAGTAATGATTCAAGAAAAAGAATTAGATAGTTTTCAAAATCAATTTGAAAATTTATTAAATAGTATATCACAGCAACAAGAATTAAGTCAAAATATTAAAAAATTAGCATTGCCAAATGCGACAAAAACAATAGTTGACGAAATTGAAAAAATGATTCAAAATTAA
- the murC gene encoding UDP-N-acetylmuramate--L-alanine ligase — translation MNLNEIHNVYFVGIGGIGMSSLARYFVENGKNVAGFDKVESGITRELQRLNINIHYQDSIHLIPNEFKNTTKTLVVYTPAVPTHNSELSYFIEHGFEIMKRSRMLGEITKSTICLAVAGTHGKTTTSAILGHILKESGVNATSFLGGIAENYNSNLILGGDQISVVEADEFDRSFLRLSPNIACITSMDADHLDIYGQAEELVKSFNDFSKKVSDKLIVCKGLPIDGLTYAFNEKADFYADNIKIENGTYIFDVKTPTEIITNVEFHLPGKHNVLNAVGALAMANTFGVSLQDIAKALLSFKGVRRRFSYKIKTENLVLIDDYAHHPTEINAVIDSVREMYPGKQVQGIFQPHLFSRTRDFIEEFAKSLSKFDEIILLDIYPARELPIEGVTSEWLLEKITLENKKISSKAELADNIKKSKAPIKVMIGAGDIGELVSQIQKELQVEG, via the coding sequence ATGAATTTAAACGAAATACATAATGTTTATTTTGTAGGAATCGGAGGGATTGGTATGAGTTCTTTGGCGCGTTACTTTGTCGAGAATGGAAAAAATGTCGCAGGTTTTGATAAGGTTGAATCAGGAATAACTAGAGAGTTACAACGGTTGAATATTAATATTCATTATCAAGATTCTATTCATTTAATTCCAAATGAATTTAAAAACACAACCAAAACTTTGGTAGTGTATACGCCGGCTGTACCAACACACAATAGTGAATTATCTTATTTTATAGAACATGGGTTTGAGATAATGAAACGTTCAAGAATGTTGGGTGAAATTACAAAAAGCACAATATGTTTAGCAGTTGCTGGTACACATGGTAAAACAACAACTTCAGCAATTTTAGGACATATTTTAAAAGAGAGCGGAGTAAATGCTACTTCTTTTTTAGGAGGGATTGCTGAGAATTACAATTCAAATTTAATTCTTGGAGGAGATCAAATTTCTGTTGTAGAGGCTGATGAATTTGACCGTTCATTTTTGAGACTTTCACCAAACATTGCGTGTATAACATCTATGGATGCAGATCATTTGGATATATACGGGCAGGCTGAAGAATTAGTTAAATCATTCAATGATTTTTCAAAGAAAGTATCTGATAAATTGATAGTGTGTAAAGGTTTGCCTATTGATGGCTTAACGTATGCATTTAATGAAAAGGCCGATTTTTATGCCGATAATATTAAGATAGAGAATGGAACTTACATTTTTGATGTAAAAACTCCGACTGAAATAATTACCAATGTGGAGTTTCACCTCCCAGGAAAACATAATGTGCTAAATGCTGTAGGTGCTTTGGCAATGGCTAATACATTTGGAGTTTCGCTCCAAGACATTGCCAAGGCTTTACTTTCATTTAAAGGAGTTAGACGTCGATTTTCATATAAGATTAAAACAGAAAATCTAGTTTTGATTGATGATTATGCACATCATCCTACTGAGATAAATGCAGTAATTGATTCAGTAAGAGAAATGTATCCAGGAAAGCAAGTACAAGGAATTTTTCAGCCACATTTATTTAGTAGAACGAGAGATTTTATTGAAGAATTTGCCAAAAGTTTGTCAAAATTTGATGAGATAATTTTGTTGGATATATATCCTGCAAGAGAATTGCCAATTGAAGGCGTTACATCTGAGTGGCTTTTGGAAAAAATCACATTAGAAAATAAAAAAATATCTTCTAAAGCAGAGTTAGCGGATAATATAAAAAAATCAAAGGCACCGATAAAAGTGATGATAGGTGCTGGAGATATAGGAGAATTAGTTAGTCAAATTCAAAAAGAATTACAAGTTGAAGGTTAA
- a CDS encoding cell division protein FtsQ/DivIB, producing the protein MKVNWIYIKGVLLIGLVSFLFGFSNYKNSSQKVSDIDIQFEQGDNLFMSYEMVNKLLIQNGGSVKNQAKSLIDLNELENHVLAHPMVENATSFLTVDGRLKTRIKQRTPIGRINTSSESYYIDRQGEEMPLSENYSARVPLVTGILKEQNMDDLYSLLTYIHGDDFLTKQIVGVHVFDENQFKLMTRIGGHEIDLGKIDHLQTKFKNLKAFYNHTMVNKTIENYNKISLKYNNQVVCTKKNE; encoded by the coding sequence TTGAAGGTTAATTGGATTTACATAAAAGGAGTATTACTAATTGGATTAGTTTCGTTTTTATTTGGGTTTTCCAATTATAAAAATTCAAGCCAAAAAGTGTCTGATATTGATATTCAATTCGAACAAGGAGACAATCTTTTTATGAGTTATGAAATGGTTAATAAGTTGTTAATACAAAATGGTGGGTCGGTTAAAAATCAAGCAAAATCATTAATAGATTTGAATGAGTTAGAAAATCATGTCTTGGCACACCCAATGGTCGAAAATGCAACTTCGTTTTTGACAGTTGATGGTAGACTAAAAACAAGAATAAAACAACGTACACCAATAGGTAGAATTAACACTTCGTCTGAATCTTATTATATTGATAGACAAGGGGAAGAAATGCCTTTATCTGAAAATTATTCTGCTCGAGTTCCGCTCGTTACAGGAATTTTGAAAGAGCAGAATATGGATGATTTATATAGTTTGTTAACCTATATTCATGGAGATGATTTTTTAACAAAACAAATAGTGGGGGTACACGTATTTGACGAAAATCAATTTAAATTGATGACTAGAATCGGTGGACACGAAATCGATTTAGGAAAAATTGACCATCTCCAGACAAAATTTAAAAACTTGAAAGCGTTTTATAACCACACAATGGTAAATAAAACAATTGAGAATTATAATAAAATAAGTTTAAAATACAACAATCAAGTTGTATGTACTAAAAAAAATGAATAA
- the ftsA gene encoding cell division protein FtsA: MEPNDISVGLDIGTTKIVAMIGRKNEYGKIELLGIGKAKSLGVHRGVVNNITQTIQSIQQAVDEAIAVSGVQISDAIVGIAGQHIRSLQHSDYITRPNSEEVIDETDLEKLENQVHKLVMLPGEEIIHVLPQEFKVDGQAEIKEPIGMYGGRLEANFHVVVGQVSSIKNIGRCIKSAGLDLAGITLEPLASADAVLSREEKEAGVALIDIGGGTTDLAIFKDGIIRHTAVIPFGGNVITEDIKEGCSIIEKQAELLKTKFGSAWPGENKDNEIVSIPGLRGRDPKEITLKNLSKIIHARVVEIIEQTFVEIRNYGHEEPKKKLIAGIVLTGGGAQLNHIKQLVEYITGMDTRIGYPNEHLAGDSDESISSPMYATAVGLLMKGLNDKRKKSVKNIEPEIEETIDETPAEDIIEEKKPEKIDKKSLFERWSDKFRDFLDNAE; the protein is encoded by the coding sequence ATGGAGCCTAATGATATTTCGGTAGGATTGGATATTGGAACAACAAAAATTGTTGCAATGATTGGTCGTAAAAACGAATACGGTAAAATTGAATTACTCGGAATAGGAAAAGCCAAGAGTTTGGGTGTTCACCGTGGTGTTGTAAATAATATTACACAAACAATTCAATCAATACAACAAGCTGTTGACGAGGCTATTGCGGTATCTGGAGTTCAGATTTCTGATGCTATAGTTGGTATTGCTGGGCAACATATTCGTAGTTTACAACATAGCGATTATATAACACGTCCAAATTCAGAAGAAGTAATTGATGAAACTGATTTAGAAAAATTAGAAAATCAAGTACATAAGTTAGTGATGCTTCCAGGTGAAGAAATTATTCATGTTTTACCACAAGAATTTAAAGTAGATGGTCAAGCAGAAATAAAAGAACCTATCGGGATGTATGGTGGCCGTTTAGAAGCCAATTTTCATGTAGTAGTGGGTCAAGTTTCTTCAATAAAAAACATTGGGCGCTGTATTAAAAGTGCAGGGTTAGATTTAGCAGGAATTACTTTAGAACCTTTAGCTTCTGCAGATGCAGTTTTGAGTCGTGAAGAAAAAGAAGCAGGAGTTGCTTTAATTGATATAGGCGGTGGAACTACAGATTTGGCAATTTTTAAAGATGGTATTATTCGTCATACGGCGGTAATTCCATTTGGTGGAAATGTAATTACTGAAGATATTAAAGAAGGATGCTCAATTATTGAAAAGCAAGCAGAACTTTTAAAAACAAAGTTTGGTTCGGCTTGGCCTGGAGAAAATAAGGACAATGAGATTGTATCTATACCAGGACTTCGAGGACGTGATCCAAAAGAAATTACCCTAAAGAATCTCTCAAAAATAATTCATGCACGTGTAGTTGAAATTATAGAGCAAACATTTGTTGAAATTAGAAATTACGGTCATGAAGAACCAAAGAAAAAATTAATTGCAGGAATAGTACTTACAGGTGGTGGAGCTCAATTAAACCACATCAAGCAATTAGTTGAATATATTACTGGAATGGATACAAGAATTGGCTATCCAAATGAGCATTTGGCCGGAGATTCAGACGAAAGTATTTCAAGCCCTATGTACGCAACAGCAGTTGGTTTATTAATGAAAGGATTAAATGATAAGAGAAAGAAATCAGTAAAAAATATTGAACCTGAGATTGAAGAAACAATTGATGAGACACCAGCCGAAGATATAATTGAAGAGAAGAAGCCAGAAAAAATAGATAAAAAATCACTTTTTGAACGTTGGTCAGACAAATTCAGAGATTTTTTAGATAATGCAGAATAA
- the ftsZ gene encoding cell division protein FtsZ encodes MDNFNNISFDLPKNQSNVIKVIGVGGGGSNAVNHMLTQGINGVDFVVCNTDSQALENSQVPSKIQLGITLTEGLGAGANPEIGQRSAMESEEEIKKMLGSNTKMVFINAGMGGGTGTGAAPVIAKFARELDLLTIGIVTIPFSFEGKTRNDQAQKGIEELRKHVDSLVVINNNKLREVYGNLGFKAGFSKADEVLATASRGIAEVITHHYTQNIDLRDAKTVLANSGTAIMGSAKASGQNRAEEAIIKALDSPLLNDNKITGAKNVLLLIVSGSDEITIDEIGEINDFIQSEAKTSVNIIMGVGEDESLGEAISVTIVATGFHKDQQNEISNIETKKIIHSLEEEQEVTYDFSKSEELVPSVKDPVIVHTLVDDVEEKPVKIVHSLEEVGEEIELIPTSKFIKDIDVVYDEISYEKMDDFVITSVVNEIEVNDYEEVVASENENDNQFTFTFDMPLKGSNKDDETIESINEIEVFDHVVIKPTEEKVEKIRYQLEDYDEVEKGMTQNKKTTIVQEKVEEELQMNLRTKLVDDVEQPIDRQEVSPLNLTISELQNRSQDRKNKMKQFNYKFVNKLNKNIDEIEREPAYKRMGVELDQNISSSDVNQSRTTLSVDENDDLQFRSNNSFLHDNVD; translated from the coding sequence ATGGATAATTTTAATAATATTTCATTTGATTTACCAAAAAATCAATCTAATGTAATCAAAGTCATTGGTGTCGGTGGAGGCGGTAGCAATGCCGTAAATCACATGTTAACCCAAGGAATAAACGGTGTAGATTTTGTAGTGTGTAATACAGATTCTCAAGCACTTGAAAATAGCCAAGTTCCGTCAAAAATACAATTAGGTATAACACTTACCGAAGGTTTAGGAGCAGGAGCAAATCCAGAAATAGGACAGCGTTCGGCAATGGAAAGTGAAGAAGAAATCAAAAAAATGTTGGGTAGTAATACCAAAATGGTTTTTATCAATGCCGGAATGGGTGGAGGAACAGGTACTGGTGCTGCGCCAGTAATTGCAAAATTCGCCAGAGAACTAGATTTGTTAACTATTGGTATAGTAACAATTCCATTTTCATTTGAAGGAAAAACAAGAAACGATCAAGCACAAAAAGGAATCGAAGAATTGCGTAAGCATGTTGATTCATTAGTTGTAATAAATAATAATAAATTAAGAGAGGTCTACGGTAATTTAGGGTTTAAAGCAGGTTTCTCAAAAGCAGATGAAGTTTTAGCAACAGCATCTCGTGGTATAGCCGAAGTAATAACACATCACTATACACAAAATATTGATTTACGTGATGCTAAAACAGTACTTGCTAATAGTGGTACTGCTATTATGGGGTCTGCAAAAGCATCTGGTCAAAATAGAGCTGAAGAAGCTATTATAAAAGCGCTTGATTCACCATTGTTAAATGATAATAAAATTACTGGAGCAAAGAATGTATTATTATTGATTGTTTCAGGAAGTGATGAAATTACTATTGATGAGATTGGTGAAATTAATGATTTTATTCAGTCAGAAGCCAAAACTAGTGTGAATATTATAATGGGTGTTGGTGAAGATGAATCATTGGGAGAAGCAATTTCTGTAACCATTGTCGCTACAGGATTTCACAAAGATCAGCAAAATGAAATTTCAAATATTGAAACTAAAAAAATCATACATAGTTTAGAAGAAGAACAAGAAGTTACATATGATTTTTCTAAAAGTGAAGAGTTAGTTCCATCAGTAAAAGATCCTGTTATTGTACATACTTTGGTTGATGATGTTGAAGAAAAGCCAGTAAAAATTGTACATAGTTTAGAAGAAGTAGGAGAAGAAATTGAACTGATTCCAACGTCCAAATTTATTAAGGATATTGATGTTGTATATGATGAGATTTCATATGAAAAAATGGATGATTTTGTTATAACTTCTGTAGTTAATGAAATTGAGGTGAATGATTATGAAGAAGTAGTAGCAAGTGAAAATGAGAATGATAATCAGTTTACATTCACATTTGATATGCCACTTAAAGGCTCAAATAAAGATGATGAAACAATTGAATCAATAAATGAAATTGAAGTTTTTGATCACGTTGTTATAAAACCAACCGAAGAGAAAGTTGAAAAAATACGTTATCAGTTAGAGGATTATGATGAAGTTGAAAAAGGCATGACCCAAAATAAAAAAACGACAATAGTTCAAGAGAAAGTTGAAGAAGAATTACAAATGAACCTTAGAACTAAACTTGTTGATGATGTTGAGCAACCAATAGATAGACAAGAAGTTTCTCCATTAAATTTGACTATTTCAGAATTGCAAAATAGATCTCAAGATCGAAAAAATAAAATGAAACAATTCAATTATAAATTTGTAAATAAATTGAATAAAAATATTGATGAAATTGAGCGTGAACCTGCTTATAAAAGAATGGGTGTAGAATTAGATCAAAACATTTCATCATCTGATGTAAATCAATCAAGAACAACATTAAGTGTTGATGAAAATGATGATTTGCAATTTCGTTCAAACAATTCATTTCTACACGACAACGTAGATTAA
- a CDS encoding GatB/YqeY domain-containing protein — protein sequence MSLQSKIMEQMKAAMKSKNALALESLRAIKSEILLAQTKGDASDFTKDDEIKLLQKLVKQRKDSATLYIEQGRQDLADPELAQAEVIAQFLPEQMNADDLKKFISEIIAKVGASGMKDMGKVMGMASKELAGKADGKAISTVVKELLS from the coding sequence ATGAGTTTACAATCAAAAATAATGGAGCAAATGAAAGCCGCAATGAAATCTAAAAATGCTTTAGCATTAGAATCATTACGTGCAATTAAGTCAGAAATTTTATTGGCTCAAACCAAAGGAGATGCTTCAGACTTTACTAAGGATGATGAAATCAAATTATTGCAAAAATTGGTAAAGCAAAGAAAGGATAGCGCTACTCTTTATATAGAACAAGGACGACAAGATTTAGCAGATCCTGAATTGGCTCAAGCAGAAGTTATCGCACAATTTTTGCCAGAACAAATGAATGCTGATGACTTAAAGAAATTTATTTCAGAAATTATTGCAAAAGTAGGTGCTTCAGGAATGAAAGATATGGGAAAAGTTATGGGAATGGCTTCAAAAGAATTGGCTGGTAAAGCCGACGGTAAAGCAATTTCAACAGTTGTAAAAGAATTGTTATCATAA